In bacterium, the sequence AGTAGACGAAGTTCTTCTGGTCGGTGAAGCCCTGGGGGGAGACCCGGCCGCGCTCGGCCACCACCTGGTAGCGGAGGCTGCGTCCCGGCAGGGTGGTCGCCTCGATGGTCAGGCGGGTGGTGGTGCCCACGTTGAGCGAGGGGTTGTCGAGGGTGACGGTCTGGATCTCGAGGCCGGTGTTGAGGAAGGCGCAGCCAGGCAGGGCCAGGGGGGCCGCTGCGGCGGCGAGCATGCCCCCGATGATGAGACGTCGGGTCCAGAAACGGGTTGCGGCCACCATCCTCACTCCTCTTGAAAGCTGATCCCTACATACCCGAGCCGGGCAAGCGGGTAACCGGGATCTCCCGCAGGCCCATGGCCCGCCGGGTGCGGGCCAGGGCCTCGACTTGGTCCTCGCCGAGGGGCCGAGGGCCGCCGAGGGTGTGGGCGGCGAGGGCGACCTTGGCGGTCTGCTCCAGCGTTTCCATCCGGTAGAAGGCCTCGAACAGGTCCTGCCCCACCGTGACGGCCCCGTGGTGAGAGAGGATGCAGCAGTCGTAGTCGACCAGGAGCCGGGCGACCCCCTCGCCCACCTGGGGGGTGCCCGGGGTGGCGTAGGGGGCGGTCGGGATGGCGCCCAGGCCGATCACCACCTCGGTCAGGATCGGGGCCATGAGCGAGACGCCCGCCACCGAGAAAGCCGTGGCCGTGGGGGGATGGGCGTGGACCACCGCCTTGACGTCGGGCCGGACCCGGTAGACGGCCGCGTGCATGCCGAACTCGCTCGAGGGCTTGCGGCGCCCCTGGAGCGCGCGTCCTGCGAGGTCCACCACCACCAGGTCCTCGGGCGACAGGAAGCCCTTGCACATGCCGGAAGGGGTGGTGAGGAAGCGCTCGGCATCGATCCGGCAGCTCACGTTGCCATCGGCGGCGACAATCAGCCCCCGCTCGTACAGGCGGCGGCAGACGTCGATCAGGGCGTGACTCAGGATTTCGAGTTCGTCGGACATGCTTCCATTATAGGAGCTTCCAACCAAACCAGGCATGTGACCTCCGTTGGCCGCCCTAACCCCGCTTGCCTTCGAACGGGGGCGCGGGGTATAGACAGAGTGCCCCCGTTCCGTCTTGAGGAAAGCGTGAAGCCGAGCGTCCGTCTAGCCACCGAATCCGATTGGCCGCGCCTTGTGGCCCTCCTGGCGGCAGGCCATGGTGGCAACGGCTACCACGCAGCCGTCTACCAGCGCTGGCACGCCGAGTGGCCGCAAGTGCTCAATGAGTTCGAGGCCCTGCTCATCGTCGAGACCCCACGCGGGCTCGCGGGCTTCGCCGGAATCCAGCGCCACCCCATCCCTTACACGGCGGGCCTCTTTCGAGCCCTGGCGGATCACTTCCTCGCCCCTGACCTGGATCCGGGCGAGGCGATCGTCGCGTTGGTCGACGGCCTCGCGGAGTGGGCGCGCGAGCGGGGTTTTGCCCGGGTGACCCTCAACATGGAGCCCCAGGAGGCCGATTTGCTGACGGCCCTGGCGGAGGCGGGGGGCTTTCCCGAGCGGGTGGCCATGTTCACCAATCGCTTCCCCAACGAACCCCTGGATCCGACCATCCGCCCCATGCGCGACGAGGAGGCCGACCAGGTGGCCGCCATGGGCGCGGAAGTGGCCGCGTACCTCGCGACCTTACCCGGCTCCTTGCCCTCGCCCACGGGCGAGGCGCTGGTCGACCTGACCCGCGAGGGCTACAAGGAGTACGGGGAAACGCGGCCCCATGCCTTCTTCGTGGCCGAGCGCGAGGGACACCTGGTGGGCTTTGTCTTCGCCGTGGTCGAGCCCCCGGACGGGGGCCTCATCTACGACCTCTACGTCATGCCTGCATGGCGGCGCCAGGGAATTGCCCGAGCCCTCTACCGGCAGGCGGCAGGCTGGCTTGTGCAGCAGGGCGCCGAGTGGCTCACCCTGTCGGTCTACGCCCTGAACCGCCCCGCCTACGAAGCCTACGAGCAGTGGGGCTTCTTCCCGTTCTTTGTCGCCTGGGAGCGCAATCTCTGAAGTGCTCCTCTCGTCGCGGTTGCGTCGCCTGGGAGCGCAATCTCTGAGGGGACAACGGCTGATCTCGCCGAAAGTAACCCACGTCTTTTGGCGGATCCGCACGAGGTCTGATGAGGCGCGGGGCCCTATGATAATTGGTATGAACCGACCCCCTCGGCGGCGCCGCCGGGGGGGTCACCTTTTTGGGGGTGAGGCCCCTTGCTCCGGGGAAATAGATCCTTTAAACTCCTCTTAATATTTTCATAAAAGAGGAGTTTGAGAGATGCAACGCGCTCGTCTTGCCATCGCTGCCCTGGCCCTCGTCCTTGCCGGCTGTGCCGCCGCCCCTTCCATCACGGGGGCTGGGGGTGAAGCTTCCCGGATTTCGGGCCAGGCGATCGCAGGCGAGCACATCATCCGCCTCAAGGCCGGCGTCTCTCCCTCGGCCTACGCTCGCAAGCACGGCCTCCAGCTGGTCCAGGCCCTGGGCCTCGGGATGCATCTCTTCCGCGGCGAACGCGCCCTCTCGATCCTGGAGGCGGACCCCGAGGTGGTGTTCGCCGAGCCCAACCGCACCATCCAGCTGCCCGCGCTCAAGGCGCAGCCGGCGCCGAATCCCTCGACCCGCGCCGCCTCGCCCAACGACCCGCTCTTCCCCGCCCAGTACGCCCCGGTCATCACCGGCGCCGAGAAGGTGTGGCCCAAGCAGAAGGGCTCCGCCGAGGTGATCGTGGCGGTCATCGACTCGGGGATCGACGGCACCCATCCCGAGTTCGAGGGGCGTCTGTTGCCCGGCTACGACTTCAGCGAGAAGCAGGCCGTTGCCGGCGGTGACCGGGACGGCTACGGCCACGGGACCCACGTGGCGGGCGTCATCGGGGCGCGGCAGGACAACGGGGTGGGCGTGACGGGGATCGCCCCCGGCTGCAAGCTCTTGCCCGTGCGGATCTTCAACAACTCGGGCCACACGACCGACGGCGCTTCGACCGCGGCCATCATCTGGGCGGTGGACCACGGCGCCAAGGTCATCAACGCCAGCTGGGGCAGCCCCTCGGACAGCGAGGCGGGCCGCGCGGCCATCAAGTACGCCCAGGACAAGGACGTGGTCGTGGTGGCGGCCGTCGGCAACACCGGCAAGGAGTGGGACCCCAGCTACCCCGCGGCCTGGCCCGGGGTCGTGGCGGTGGCGGCGAGCAACGACCAGGACGGCTGGGCTTCGTTCTCGACCTGGGGGGACTGGATCACGCTGGCAGGACCCGGTGATGCCATCCTCTCGACCTATCCGCTCTCCAAGGGAAACGGCTACCGCATCATGTCGGGCACCTCGATGGCGGCCCCGGCCGTCTCGGCGGTGGCGGCCCTGGTGCGCAGCCAGCACCCCCAGCTCTCGCAGGCCCAGGTCATCGAGCGCCTCTACGCCACGGCCCGGGACACCGTCATGACGGGTAAGGACAAGTACGTGGGCCACGGCCGCGTCGACGCGCTGCGCGCGGTGCTCGACCCGCTCTAGACGGGATGAGCAAGGCCTCGGGCCTGGTCGGCTTCAGGGGGCTTTCGAAGGGATGCGGGCCCAGACGGGGCCCGCGGCGGTCGCCATCATCCCGAAGCGCTCGTAGAGGGCGCGTGACGAGAGGTTCGAGGCCTGGGTGGTGAGGCCCACGGCCTTGGCGCCTGCCAGGTGGGCGGTGGCGAGGGCGTCCGCCAGGAGGATCTTGCCCCAGCCCTGGTTCTGCCGGGCGGGATGCACCCCGATGGCCCCCAGGTGATACCGCTCGCCGAGCGGCTGGAGGATGGTGAAGCCGATCAGGCGTTCGCCCTGGCTCACGACGCGCACCATCGAGACTTCGAGGTGGACGGCCATTTCTTGCCGGCTGCGCTGGAAGGCGGCCGGGAAGGCGGCGCGATCGAGCGCCACCAGGGCCTCTAGATCGCGCGCCTCGGCCTGACGGACCGAGGGATGCTGCTCGAGCGCAGGCAGTGGGTCCAAGAGGTAGTACAGGAGCTCGTCGATGCGGGCGAAGCCGTGCGGTGCGAGGAGGTGCCCCTCGGTGCCCTTGGCGACGATCAAGGCGGACGGGGGCAGGTGCGCGGAGATGCGCGGCCACTCCCGGGCGATCGCGGCTTCGAGCCCATGGGCGTCTTGGCTGGCCTGATAGAGCTCGATCAGTTCCTCATGGGCTTCGAGCGGCACCAGCATGGCGTCGTCGCCCACGTAGGCGCGCTGGGGACGCGCCAGCACGTCCCGCTCCATCCAGGAGAGGGTGCGGCTGCCCGCCACACACCCTCCGTGGGGGAGGCGCCGCCAGCGCTCGGCGAAGGTCACGGACGCTTCCATGGCAACCCCAATACGAAGTCGATGATCTCGAGCGCCGTGCGCACGAGGCCCTTGCCTTTGACCTGGGTGACGAGCACCCGCTGGATCTCGATCCCATCGAGCCACGTGCCCCCGCAGCGGGGGCACACGTCGACCGCCGCCTGGCCGAGCTGGGCGGGACGGGCCCGCTTGAGCGCGACCCCGCAGGAGGGGCAGTCGGGGACGCTGGTGATCCGCACCGCGGGGATCTTGAGGGTGGCGTACTGGTCGGCGAAGTAGCTCACGGTGGGCGACTTGAGGAAGGCGGCGAGCTCGCCGCGCGCAAACCAGTGGCCCAGGCACGCCGGGCAGCGATCCACCGCGGTGGCGCCGAGGTAGGTGCCTTCGAGGTAGGCGTCGTCGCAGCGCAGGCAGTGCATCGATGGTCTCTAGTAGCCCGCGGCGGCGGTCCCTTCACCCGAGGCGATCGCCACCGAGGCGCTCGCTCCGATCCGGGTGGCGCCGGCCTCGACCATGGCCAGGGCGGTTTCGCGATCGCGGACGCCGCCCGAGGCCTTGACCCCCATGTCGGGGCCGACGGTCCGGCGCATGAGGGCCACGTCGTGGACGGTCGCACCACCGGTCGAGAAGCCGGTCGAGGTCTTGACGAAGTCCGCGCCCACAGCCTGGGCCAGGAGGCAGGCGGTGACCTTCTCGTCGTCGGTGAGCAGGCAGGTCTCGAGGATGACCTTGGTGATCACGCCTTCGGGGCAGGCGTCCACCACCGCGCGGATGTCCTGCTGGACCCGCTCGGGCTGGCCGCTCTTGAGGGCGCCGACGTTGAGGACCATGTCGATCTCGCTGGCCCCGTCCTTGATGGCCTGCGCGGTCTCGAAGGCCTTGACCTCGGGGGCCGAGGCGCCGAGGGGGAAGCCGACCACGGTGCAGACCTTGACCTCGGACCCTGCGAGCAGCTGGGCGGCGAGCGCCACGTTGGCGGGGTTGACGCAGACCGAGGCGAAGACGTGCTCGCGCGCTTCGGCGCAGAGCTTGCGGATGTCGGCCTCGGTGGCATCAGCCTTGAGCAGGGTGTGGTCGATCATGCGGGCAAGAGGGAGTTCCTCGCGGACCATGGCAGGCTCCTTGTGTCGATGAGGCCCGGGCAAGAGGTGGCCGTCGGCTTCGCATGCTAGCACATGCCCGGGCGCTTGCGCAGCGATCGCCGCACCTGCGAGGCCGTTTGAAGAGAATGCCTGCCCGAAGTCGCGCTTGATTTACAAGCGGAAGCCTTGCTCGATTGTCAGTACTTGTATAGGTATCGCCTCTGAAAGCAGGGGTATGGGTGGTTCGTTGCTTCAGGAATGCGTTGCGCTTCTCAGGGTCAAGGGGTCTTCAGGGCTACGGCCGAGCGCAATGTGCGAAATATTGGACAAAAATTCACTTGATCCACATATGTTCAATATAAAGATTAGGTTCACCTGCCTGAGGCAAGGGTAAGTTCAGCCTTGAGCCGAGCATTCAATTCCCCTGTACCTTCAGCTTTGCGGTTCGACAAGGTTCCAGGGCTCGCGGATGGCGTTATTGATTCACTCGACAGGAGGGGAGACGTGGTGCGTTTTTCGCGCGTATTCGCGCTGAGCCTCATGCTGGTCGGCTGCCACCTCCCTGCTGCGGTCAAGCAACCCGTGGCGCCGCCCACCGGCGAGCGCGCGAGCGCACTTGATGCCCAGCGGTCGCAGGCCGACTTAGCGGTCGATTCGAGCGTCAAGGGGGTCGCGGCCTTCCCGCAGCCGCTCGCCGCCCAGGCCGCCCCCGGCCACGTGCTCAACCAGGCGGTCGTCTTCCTGGTGGATCCGGACACCCGCCTGACGGTGACGGTCGGCAAGACCGACGCGGCGGGCAACTTCACCCTCGCGCTGAACGACTACGTCCCGGATCCGGCCAAGATCTACCTGCTCGAAGCCTACAAGGGACTTGCGGCCAACGCCGCGGGCGCAGACGCCGCGCGCCTGCGGACCTTCCTGAAGTGGACGGGCAGCTCGTGGCAGAGCATCACGCAGGGCGGAGTCGTCCTCACCCCCCTGACGACGGCCCTCGCCCTGATGAACAGCCTCAACCCCGCCGTCACCCGCACGAGCCTGCTCGATAAGGTCAACGGCAGCGGCGCGCTGACCAGCCCCCCCGCGGGCTACACGGCGCTCGAGGTCAACGGCCTCGCCGGGGCCATCCAGCGTTACCTGGCGGGTGATATCGATCCGGTGTCGAGCGTCTCGGGCCTCGCGCCGGCCGTGACGAGCCTGTCGCCCGCGAGCGCCGTGCCGCTCGCGGCGATCGCCATCAACGGGACGGGCTTCTCCCCGGTGGCGGGGGACAACGTCGTCACCTTCGGCGGTAACGTCGTGGGCGCGGTCTACATGGCAAGCCCCAAGCAGCTCATCGTCGTGGTCCCCCAGGGCGCGACGTCGGGCAACATCAAGGTCACGACCCGCTCCAAGGACAGCAACCTCGTCAACTTCGTCGTCACGGGCGGCCAGGGGCCGGCGGGCTTCGTCATCTCGGACCTCTCGCCCAGCATCGCCATGCCGGGCGAGACGATCAACATCCTCGGCGCGGGCTTCAGCCCGACGGCGGCCGAGAACGTGGTGACCTTCCAGCAGGGGGGCGGTGGCACCGTCACGGCCACCCCGACCCAGGCGGCGCCGCACAGCCTGATGGTGCAGGTCCCCGCGGGGGCCATCTCGGGCCCGGTTTCAGTCACGATCAACGGCAATACCACCAATCGCTTCTACTTCAACGCCATGACCCCCGTCATCACGGGGATCAGTCCCACTTCGGGTACCGTCGCCACCGCCGTCAAGCTCGACGGCCGCAGCTTCGGCTCTCAGGGCCTCCAGAGCGCCGTCCGTTTCAACGGGGCCGTCAACCAGGGCAGCATCGTCTCGTGGGGCACCAACCAGGTGGTGGTCAAGCCGCCGGCTCCTTCCTTGATCTCCAAGGTGAGCGGCCCGCTCTCCGCCGTGATGCTGACGGGCAGCGTGAGCCAGCCCTTCGGGAACTTCACGGCGAACGCCTCGGTGGTCGAGGGCTTCACGGGCGCGCCGGGGGCTGGGACCACCGCCTCCTGGACGGGCGGGATTCTGCAGGCGGGGGTTGCGGACACGGCCTTCACCCAGACCAACTTCAGCGCCAACACCAACACCGGCAACTTTGTCGCGAACGCCTCGGGCCTGACCGTCACCCCGGTCACGGGCACCTTCCCCATCGCGGTCAGCGGCTACCAGTACGATGCCGGCACCAGCTACTCGGCGAGGACCCAGCTCGGGGTGGACGACGCTTACTTCTTCGCGCCGGGCACCTCGGCCAAGAAGGTGCGCCGCTACAACCTCTACACCGGCGCCTTCGAGGACGAGACGGCCCTGAGCTACGGGGATGCGGTCATCTGGAACCCCAACAACGGCTACGCCTCGCTCGCCGCGAGCGCGTACCAGGCCTTCAAGCTCGGGACCACCTGGGGCGGGGCGGCCTTCACCACGCCGACCGATTCGAGTGCTACGAACCTGGCCAACTCCACCCACGCCATGTTCGCCACCGACGGCACCACCTACTACCACTACGACTGCGGCGCCGGCCACAAGGTGAGCCTCTTGAGCAGCGCGCTCGGCGATCTCGGATCCTGGCCCGGCGTGTCCTACGGCTGCGGCTCGGGTCCCGCCTCGGCGGCGGGCTTCACCGGCCTGAGCGAGGTCTTGACCAACCCGGGCAACGCCACCAACAGCATCACGACCCTCGATCGCGTCAACGGGAGCAGCTGGAGCAAGAATGCGGTGGCGCTGCCCTTCGCGCTCGACGGGACGGGGGTGAGCGGGGTCAATGTTCCGCTCATCGGCTCGAACGGCGTCCACCTCTTCGTCCTCGGGCGGAACCCGGGCTATAACGGCAACGCCATCAGCCTGTTCCGGTTCACCTACTCAGGCGGGGTCCTGACCCACCTGACCTCGGGGGGCAGCGCGACCTCGACCACGGCGGCGATCGCGTTGACCGCCAACTCGGTCTGGAACACGGTCACCTTCACCCGCAACGTCCCGGCGAACTCGAACTGCACCATCGACGTGCTGGACGGGACCTCGGGGGCGGTCCTGAAGAGCAACATCGCGAGCGGCGCGAGCATCGGGGACCTCACGGCGAGCTCCATCAAGCTCCGCGCGACCGTGAGCATGGGCGGCACCGGCACCGCCCCGACCGTAACCAACTGGTCGGTGACGACCCGCCGGGCCTACGCCGTCTCGCCGGCTTACGACAGCGGGACCAACTTCGCGACCTACCAGGCGCCGACCATCACCAGCAACGGGGCGGCAGTCACGCACTACACGATCACCTACTCCGACAGCGCCGATGGGATCGCCTGGGGGGCGGACGTCTCCAACTTCGCCACCTTGACCCGCCGCTACGTGCGCTTCAAGGTCAATCTCAAGCAGCCCACCACCCAGATCACCGGGATCGCCCTTCCCTACCAGTACTGAGGTGGCACGATGCGACACTTTCTCTTGATCTCGCTCCTTATGCTGCCTGGCTGCGCCGTGATGGCTCCCGAGCCGCCAAGCGCCCTGCCGCTTTTCGGCCAGGTTTCCTTCCCGACCGAGCGCAGCGCCCAGGCCGACCTCAACGACGTCGCCGTCTCGGCCACGGTTTCGCTGATCCGCGCGGACACCAACGAGACGGTCCACACCGCCCTGACGGACCAGAATCGCAAGTTCGTCTTCTCGTTCGTCAAGTGGCAGCCTACCGTGGACGCGCTCTACTACCTGGAAGCCCTCAAGGGCCTCGGCTCGAACCAGGCCGGCAACGCGGTGATCCGGATCAGGACCCTCGCGCAGTACACCGCCACCGGCTGGCGGAGCCTCGGGGCGAGCGGCAGCGGCGTCCAGCTGACGGCGGGCACCACGGCCGTGACGATCGTCGCAAGCCACCTGGGGCCCGCTCAGGTGCCGCCGCTCGGCCTGCTCGGCAAGATGACGATCGGCGTGCCCGATCCGAGTCTCGTTCCCACGACGCCCGACACCCTGGACCCCACGGGGACGGGCATCAGCAACGCGCAGTACCACGCCGTGTACGACCTGGTGGCGCGCGCCCTCGACCGGGACGCCGATCCCCTGGAGCGCGTCTCCTACAACGGTTCGACTTTCGCCATGAAGGCCTACGCCGTACCGGGGATCTCGGCCGTGGTGCCGTCGGCGGCGGCCATCGGGGCCACCGTGACCCTCCAGGGCAGCAACTTCGACGCGGTGCCTGCGAACAACACGGTCTTCTTCAACGGGGTGCCCGCCATTCCCGCCACGGGGAGCGCCACCCAGCTTGTCGTCACGGTGCCGGCGGGCGCCACCTCGGGTCCGGTCTCGGTCACCACCGGCGCCGGGCCGGCAGGGGTGACCCAGAACTTCTCGGTGATTCAGCCTCCTTCGGGCGTCCTCACCGCACTCTGAACCCGGCGACGGGAGGAGGGTCTACGATGCGTTTTCAGATGGTATGCGCGCTGAGTCTCGCGCTGACGGCTTGTCACCTCCCCTCGTCGACGACCCGGGGGCCCGAGGTGAGCGCCGCTCTTGGCCCCGGCGTCACCGCGCAGCCCGTGCGGCCGATCGCAGAAGCTGCGGTCGAAACGAGCATCAAGGGCTCGGTAACCTTCCCGCTCGGCGTTCGCGCGCAGGCCCTGCCCGCCGAGATGGTCGCGCACGCGGTCATTTCCCTGATCGACCCGGACAGCAACATGACGGTGGCGCTCGGCAAGACGGACGGCTCGGGCAACTTCACCCTCGCGCTGAACGCCTATCCCCCCGAGGTCGGCAAGGCCTACCTGCTCGAAGCCTTCAAGAGCTACGGGAGCGACGAGGCCGGCCAGGACGCCGCGCGCCTGCGGACCTTCTTGCGCTGGACGGGCAGCGCCTGGGAGAGCATCACCCAGGGCGGGGTCGCCATCAACGCCCTGACCACGGCCCTCGCCCTGATGAACAACCTCAACCCCGCCGTGACCGCTGCGAGCCTGATGGGCAAGGTGAGTGCCGCAGGGGCTCTCGTCAGTGCGCCTGCGGGCTACACGGCAGGTGAGGTCAACGCCCTGGCGGCCTCCATCCGCGACTACCTGGCGGGGAACATCGACCCGGTCTCGAGCGTGTCGGCCCTCGCCCCCGAGGTGACGGGCTGCACGCCGCCGAGTGCCGTGCCGCTCTCGGCGATCGCCGTGCGCGGGGCGGGCTTCTCGCCGGTGGCGGGCGACAACGTCGTGACCTTCGGCGGCGGCGTCACCGGGACGGTCTACATGGCCTCGCCCAAGGAGCTCATCGTGCTGGTGCCCCAAGGGGCGACCACGGGGAACCTCAAGGTGACGACCCGCTCCAAGGACAGCAACCTCGTGAACTTCGTCGTCATGGGCACTGGTGGCGCCGCGGGCCTCCAGATCGCCCGCCTTTCGCCGAGCAGCACCGTCACGGGCGACACCATCACGATCGTGGGGGCGGGCTTCAGCCCGACGCCCGCGAGCAACACCGTCACCTTCCAGAAGCTCGGCGGCGGCACCGTCACGGCCACCCCGACGACCGCGGACGCCACGAGCCTGTCGATCCAGGTGCCCGCCACGGCCACCTCGGGGCCCGTCTCGGTCACCGTCGGCGGCAAGACCACCAACCTCTTCTACTTCAGCGTCCTGACGCCCATCGTCTCGGCCTTCAGCCCGTCTTCGGGCACCACGGCCACCAGCGTGACGGTCGACGGCAGCGGCTTCGGGATCCAGGCAAACCAGAGCGCCGTCAAGTTCAACGGGGCCGTCGATCAAGGGAGCATCGTCTCGTGGGCGGCCAACCAGCTCGTGGTCAAGCCACCCGCCCCGTCGCTCGAGGCTCGGGTGAGCGGCCCGCTCGTCGTCTCGACCCTGATGGGGGAGATGAGCCAGCCCTTCGGCAACTTCACGGTGAGCACCTCGCTGGTCGAGGCCTTCGCCGGGGCAGGCGGCGCGGGCACGACCGCCTCCTGGACGGGCGGGGTGCTCCAGCCCAACAGCGCGGTGACGACCTTCACCCAGACCAACTTCAGCGCCAACAGCAACACCGGCAACTACGTCGCCAACGCCTCGGGCCTGACCATTAACCCGGTCGTGAGCGTCTTCCCCCTCGCGGTCGGGACCTACCAGTGCGACGCCGGCACCAGCTACTCGGCGAGGACCCAGCTCGGGGTGGACGGAACCTACTTCTTCGCGCCGGGCACGACGGCCAAGACCGCGCGGCGCTACAGCCTCTCGACCGGCGCCTTCGTGGATCAGACGACCCTGACCTACGGGGACGCGGTCATCTGGAGCCCCAATAACGGTTACGCCTCGATCGCCGCCAACGCCGATCGGGTCTTCAAGCTCGGGACCACCTGGGGCGGAGCGGGTTTCACCACGCCAACCGCCCAGAGCGTTTCCGCCCTCGCGGGCTCTACCCACTCCATGCTCGCCACCGACGGCACGACCTACTACCACTACAGCTGTTCCGAAAACCACAAGGTGTGCCTGTTGACCAGCGCGCTCGCGACCGCCTCGCCCTGGCCCGGTAGCGCTTACAGTTGCGGAGCGGGGCCCGCCTCGGCGGCGGGCTTCACCGGCGTCAGCGAGGTGCTGACCAACCAGGGCACCGCCACCCCCAGCACGGCGCTCGATCGCGTCAATTCGAGCGGGTGGAGCAAGAACGCGGTGGCCCTGCCCTTCACCCTCGACGGGACGGGCGTGACGGGGAGCAACGTTCCGCTGATCGGTTCGAACGGGACCGATCTCTTCATCCTGGGGCGCAACGCCGGCTACAACGCCAACGCCATCAGCCTGTTCAAGTTCAAGTACGCGGGCGGGGTTTTGACCCACTCGACCTCGGGGGGTAGCGCGGCCTCGACCACGGCGGCGATCGCGCTGCCTGCCGGATCCGCCTGGAACACGGTCACCTTCACCCGCAACGTCCCGGCGAATTCGACCTGCACCATCGACGTGCTGGACGGGACCACGGGGACGGTCCTGAAGAGCAACATCGCGAGCGGCGTGAGCATCGGGGACCTCACGGCGAGCTCGCTCAAGCTCCGTGCCTCGATGAGCATGACCGGCACCGGCACCGCCCCGACCGTGACCAACTGGTCGGTGACGACCCGCCCCATCTACGCCGTTTCGCCGGCTTACGACAGCGGGACCAACTTCGCGACCTACCAGGCGCCGAGCCTCACCAGCACCGGCGCGGCCGGGACCGACTACACGATCACCTACTCCGACAGCGCCGACGGCGTCACCTGGGGGGCGGACGTTTCCAACTTCACCACCCTGACCCGTCGTTACGTGCGCTTCAAGGTCACCTTCAAGACGATGAGCACCCAGCTCACGCGCGTCACCTTCCCCTACCAGTATTGAGGCGTATCACCCATGGCACACCAATCCGGCAGATCCAACCGCCTCCTCGGCACGCTCCTGGTGCTCGCGCCCATGGCGCTCGCCCTGCCCGGCCTGGCGGGCTGCTCCGACGACCCGGAGACCCTCGGCCTCGTCGGGATCACCCCCGCGACGGCGACCCCCAAGCTTCAGGCAAAAGAGACGCCGACCCCCGATCCGTTGCCCAAATTGTCGCCGACCCCGACCGCGACGCCCTCTTTCGCGGCGACGGCGACGCCTTCGGCCACACCGACGGCTACTCCGTCCGCGACGCCGACGGCAACGCCCACGCAGAGCCCATCGCCCACCCCTTCCCCGACGCCCAGTCCGACTCCGACGGCATCCCCGAGCCCGACGCCGACGCCCGTCACGGTGAGCAACGTGGTGGTCTCCCCTAACGCGATGACGCTCTACGTGCCGGCTCCCGGCGGGACGAACGCACCGGGTTTCGTCTCGACGTACACCTTCAACGCGTCGATCCTCTTGAGCAACTTGACGACCTCGGGGGACGTCGTCTGGAGCAGCTCCGACGATAGTCGAGCGACCGTGAGCCAGGCCGGTCTCGTGACGGCCGTCGCCGAGGGGACCGTGACCATCACGGC encodes:
- a CDS encoding IPT/TIG domain-containing protein; this translates as MRFSRVFALSLMLVGCHLPAAVKQPVAPPTGERASALDAQRSQADLAVDSSVKGVAAFPQPLAAQAAPGHVLNQAVVFLVDPDTRLTVTVGKTDAAGNFTLALNDYVPDPAKIYLLEAYKGLAANAAGADAARLRTFLKWTGSSWQSITQGGVVLTPLTTALALMNSLNPAVTRTSLLDKVNGSGALTSPPAGYTALEVNGLAGAIQRYLAGDIDPVSSVSGLAPAVTSLSPASAVPLAAIAINGTGFSPVAGDNVVTFGGNVVGAVYMASPKQLIVVVPQGATSGNIKVTTRSKDSNLVNFVVTGGQGPAGFVISDLSPSIAMPGETINILGAGFSPTAAENVVTFQQGGGGTVTATPTQAAPHSLMVQVPAGAISGPVSVTINGNTTNRFYFNAMTPVITGISPTSGTVATAVKLDGRSFGSQGLQSAVRFNGAVNQGSIVSWGTNQVVVKPPAPSLISKVSGPLSAVMLTGSVSQPFGNFTANASVVEGFTGAPGAGTTASWTGGILQAGVADTAFTQTNFSANTNTGNFVANASGLTVTPVTGTFPIAVSGYQYDAGTSYSARTQLGVDDAYFFAPGTSAKKVRRYNLYTGAFEDETALSYGDAVIWNPNNGYASLAASAYQAFKLGTTWGGAAFTTPTDSSATNLANSTHAMFATDGTTYYHYDCGAGHKVSLLSSALGDLGSWPGVSYGCGSGPASAAGFTGLSEVLTNPGNATNSITTLDRVNGSSWSKNAVALPFALDGTGVSGVNVPLIGSNGVHLFVLGRNPGYNGNAISLFRFTYSGGVLTHLTSGGSATSTTAAIALTANSVWNTVTFTRNVPANSNCTIDVLDGTSGAVLKSNIASGASIGDLTASSIKLRATVSMGGTGTAPTVTNWSVTTRRAYAVSPAYDSGTNFATYQAPTITSNGAAVTHYTITYSDSADGIAWGADVSNFATLTRRYVRFKVNLKQPTTQITGIALPYQY
- a CDS encoding IPT/TIG domain-containing protein is translated as MRHFLLISLLMLPGCAVMAPEPPSALPLFGQVSFPTERSAQADLNDVAVSATVSLIRADTNETVHTALTDQNRKFVFSFVKWQPTVDALYYLEALKGLGSNQAGNAVIRIRTLAQYTATGWRSLGASGSGVQLTAGTTAVTIVASHLGPAQVPPLGLLGKMTIGVPDPSLVPTTPDTLDPTGTGISNAQYHAVYDLVARALDRDADPLERVSYNGSTFAMKAYAVPGISAVVPSAAAIGATVTLQGSNFDAVPANNTVFFNGVPAIPATGSATQLVVTVPAGATSGPVSVTTGAGPAGVTQNFSVIQPPSGVLTAL
- a CDS encoding IPT/TIG domain-containing protein, yielding MRFQMVCALSLALTACHLPSSTTRGPEVSAALGPGVTAQPVRPIAEAAVETSIKGSVTFPLGVRAQALPAEMVAHAVISLIDPDSNMTVALGKTDGSGNFTLALNAYPPEVGKAYLLEAFKSYGSDEAGQDAARLRTFLRWTGSAWESITQGGVAINALTTALALMNNLNPAVTAASLMGKVSAAGALVSAPAGYTAGEVNALAASIRDYLAGNIDPVSSVSALAPEVTGCTPPSAVPLSAIAVRGAGFSPVAGDNVVTFGGGVTGTVYMASPKELIVLVPQGATTGNLKVTTRSKDSNLVNFVVMGTGGAAGLQIARLSPSSTVTGDTITIVGAGFSPTPASNTVTFQKLGGGTVTATPTTADATSLSIQVPATATSGPVSVTVGGKTTNLFYFSVLTPIVSAFSPSSGTTATSVTVDGSGFGIQANQSAVKFNGAVDQGSIVSWAANQLVVKPPAPSLEARVSGPLVVSTLMGEMSQPFGNFTVSTSLVEAFAGAGGAGTTASWTGGVLQPNSAVTTFTQTNFSANSNTGNYVANASGLTINPVVSVFPLAVGTYQCDAGTSYSARTQLGVDGTYFFAPGTTAKTARRYSLSTGAFVDQTTLTYGDAVIWSPNNGYASIAANADRVFKLGTTWGGAGFTTPTAQSVSALAGSTHSMLATDGTTYYHYSCSENHKVCLLTSALATASPWPGSAYSCGAGPASAAGFTGVSEVLTNQGTATPSTALDRVNSSGWSKNAVALPFTLDGTGVTGSNVPLIGSNGTDLFILGRNAGYNANAISLFKFKYAGGVLTHSTSGGSAASTTAAIALPAGSAWNTVTFTRNVPANSTCTIDVLDGTTGTVLKSNIASGVSIGDLTASSLKLRASMSMTGTGTAPTVTNWSVTTRPIYAVSPAYDSGTNFATYQAPSLTSTGAAGTDYTITYSDSADGVTWGADVSNFTTLTRRYVRFKVTFKTMSTQLTRVTFPYQY
- a CDS encoding Ig-like domain-containing protein: MAHQSGRSNRLLGTLLVLAPMALALPGLAGCSDDPETLGLVGITPATATPKLQAKETPTPDPLPKLSPTPTATPSFAATATPSATPTATPSATPTATPTQSPSPTPSPTPSPTPTASPSPTPTPVTVSNVVVSPNAMTLYVPAPGGTNAPGFVSTYTFNASILLSNLTTSGDVVWSSSDDSRATVSQAGLVTAVAEGTVTITARARTDAGKFATATVTILSKGKVQIIVR